The Rhizophagus irregularis chromosome 12, complete sequence sequence aacttttttttaaatttaaaatcatgatttgtttaaattttacaagattaaattaatatattatattaaaaataacattaaatttatcgAAAAATAAGTTCTCGTATCATGAATTATAACCAGagatagtaatttattttcgttgatacaaaatatttaagcATTTAGGAACGCTCGGCGATTGGATAACCAGCGATAGGGTAACCAGCAATAGGGTAAACTTCTTCTCCAGGAGTTCCTCCAACTGTAGTAGATGCACAGGCATATAATGGGGCTTTTggattatcaattatatcaaaaatgtcAACTTCAATAACGTACGTTTTAGGAAGTTTAGGTGTTGGAACATTTTTTGCAGTAATTGTAAATGGTTCTCCTGCGTTATATGACtcagtaaaattttgataataggGGTCACTTAAGAGTTTACCGGCCGTATCACCATATCCAATTGCAAATATGGTTTTTCCTgcgattatattattaaattttaatgtaccGGAACCAGTGTAAGTCACAGGTTTTTCAGAAACAGGAGGATCAGGGACGATATTTACAGTGAGTGATTCAGCACCACATGGTCCAAATTTAGTTTCTCTTTTACGAAGTTGGTGTGGAACGGCATTGATCATGGAAAATGTagctactaataaaatgaaaacaaaaatataattccggttcatcttgaaaatatttagttgaaattgtgaatattattaaatatttcattataatgtaACTTGGTCTTtttataaggaaaaaaaaccAGTCTCCTGAATTCATGGAATATCGTATTTCCGcctttttgaaaaaatcatttttttaaaaatggacGCAAATCAACAcgtgtaaattttcaattcccataattaaaattgatttaggATCGActgttatattttaaaattcgatTTTTGGACTAGTCGCTGTGacactattaaaattatggaAGAGCAATTTTGGTAATCACAAATTTAACATAGACatcttattaaattaatttttacgttttgcattaaaaataaagtat is a genomic window containing:
- a CDS encoding uncharacterized protein (SECRETED:cutsite_INA-VP; SECRETED:prob_0.9218); SECRETED:SignalP(1-21); translation: MNRNYIFVFILLVATFSMINAVPHQLRKRETKFGPCGAESLTVNIVPDPPVSEKPVTYTGSGTLKFNNIIAGKTIFAIGYGDTAGKLLSDPYYQNFTESYNAGEPFTITAKNVPTPKLPKTYVIEVDIFDIIDNPKAPLYACASTTVGGTPGEEVYPIAGYPIAGYPIAERS